In Propionimicrobium sp. PCR01-08-3, one DNA window encodes the following:
- a CDS encoding DUF58 domain-containing protein, producing MSGPDFTVSKTGTTKANGRHDVGAAGSVLREPTGPTVPLNKLAPEAALRRLELTVVRRLEGFLQGDHLGLLPGPGSDLNDARLYVPGQDDVRRMDWAVTARTTVPHVRDTMADRELEVWALLDATPSMNWGTAGVTKRDLGIAAIATLGFISQKMGDRFGGMVMHSDSVKRFPARSGRQALYGLLGKLLEDPIEKDNQPATLGLPEGIEALIRTQRRRGMRVVVSDFLDPGDEELDPQAPPSWERPLRRLAVRNQVLCVEVIDAGEMEFPDVGELLIRDPETDFARFVNTSDPRARKVIDRASAAQRERTAAAMRRAGVGHIKLQTDRDWVTDIARFVLTYRQTAAVLHQPPQGVSK from the coding sequence ATGAGCGGACCTGATTTCACCGTCTCGAAGACCGGGACCACCAAGGCCAACGGACGCCACGATGTGGGGGCGGCCGGCAGCGTGCTGCGCGAACCCACCGGCCCGACCGTCCCGCTGAACAAACTCGCCCCGGAAGCCGCATTGCGCCGCTTGGAGCTGACCGTCGTCCGCCGGCTCGAAGGCTTCTTGCAGGGCGACCACCTGGGTCTGCTGCCGGGCCCGGGCTCCGATCTCAACGACGCCAGGCTGTATGTGCCGGGCCAAGACGATGTGCGCCGGATGGATTGGGCGGTCACTGCCCGCACCACCGTGCCGCACGTGCGCGACACTATGGCTGACCGCGAACTCGAGGTTTGGGCGCTGCTCGACGCGACCCCGTCGATGAACTGGGGTACTGCAGGCGTGACCAAACGAGACCTCGGCATCGCCGCCATCGCCACCCTCGGATTCATCAGCCAGAAGATGGGCGACCGCTTCGGTGGCATGGTAATGCACTCCGATTCGGTGAAGCGCTTTCCCGCGAGATCCGGACGACAAGCTCTCTACGGTTTGCTCGGTAAGCTGCTGGAAGACCCGATCGAAAAGGACAATCAGCCGGCCACGCTCGGCCTGCCGGAGGGCATCGAGGCATTGATCCGGACGCAGCGCCGCCGCGGAATGCGGGTCGTGGTGTCCGACTTCCTCGATCCGGGGGACGAAGAACTCGATCCCCAGGCCCCGCCGAGCTGGGAGCGTCCGCTGCGCAGGCTCGCGGTGCGCAACCAGGTGCTGTGCGTCGAGGTCATCGACGCCGGTGAGATGGAGTTTCCCGATGTGGGCGAGCTGCTGATCCGTGATCCGGAGACCGACTTCGCCCGGTTCGTCAATACCTCTGATCCGAGGGCCCGCAAGGTGATCGACCGGGCATCGGCGGCCCAACGAGAGCGGACGGCCGCCGCGATGCGGCGCGCAGGTGTCGGGCATATCAAGTTGCAAACCGACCGAGATTGGGTGACCGATATCGCACGCTTCGTGCTGACCTACCGGCAGACCGCCGCCGTGCTGCATCAGCCTCCGCAGGGGGTGAGCAAGTGA
- a CDS encoding VWA domain-containing protein, whose protein sequence is MTGDTTQVWLWEFFNPGRLWALLILPVLIIAYIFLLRLKRNRGMRYTQTGIVGAVLPRQSQWRRHVSVAMALCSLVAIGGAWARPAGTEKVPRERATIVLALDLSQSMQATDIDPDRLDASKQAAKDFIAQLPASYNVALVAVSGNSRVLAQPTNDRGSITRYIDALELEDGTNIGDAIVASLDAIAHAPGEEGEDPAPGMIILLSDGGNTGGETDPNQAAASAKEQEVPINTIAFGTMNGYVDLDGQRFNVAPDTELLSSIASESGGTAVDAKSAGDLNDAYDQMNSDVTYEDVKKEVTARWALYALAFAFVASLGAVSMAARWP, encoded by the coding sequence GTGACCGGCGACACCACCCAGGTCTGGTTGTGGGAGTTCTTCAACCCGGGACGCCTGTGGGCGCTGCTGATTCTGCCGGTGCTGATCATCGCCTACATCTTCTTGCTCCGGCTGAAGCGCAACCGCGGCATGCGCTATACCCAGACCGGCATCGTCGGTGCGGTGTTGCCCCGGCAGTCCCAGTGGCGCAGACATGTGTCGGTGGCGATGGCGTTGTGCTCGCTGGTCGCCATCGGCGGCGCGTGGGCGCGGCCGGCAGGCACCGAGAAGGTGCCCAGAGAACGGGCGACGATCGTGCTGGCCCTTGATCTGTCGCAGTCGATGCAGGCGACGGACATCGATCCCGACCGGCTGGACGCTTCGAAACAGGCCGCGAAGGATTTCATCGCGCAACTTCCCGCGTCCTACAACGTGGCGCTGGTCGCGGTTTCCGGCAACTCTAGGGTGCTGGCGCAGCCCACCAATGACCGTGGTTCGATCACTCGCTACATCGATGCTCTCGAGCTTGAGGATGGCACCAACATCGGCGACGCTATCGTGGCGAGTCTGGACGCGATCGCGCACGCACCCGGCGAGGAGGGCGAAGACCCCGCCCCGGGCATGATCATCCTGCTCTCGGATGGCGGCAACACCGGCGGCGAGACGGATCCGAATCAGGCGGCCGCGAGCGCCAAAGAACAAGAGGTGCCGATCAATACGATCGCCTTCGGCACCATGAACGGGTATGTGGACCTCGACGGGCAACGTTTCAACGTGGCCCCCGACACCGAGCTGCTGAGTTCGATCGCGAGCGAGTCCGGGGGAACCGCGGTGGACGCGAAGTCGGCCGGCGATCTGAACGACGCCTACGATCAGATGAACTCCGATGTCACCTATGAAGATGTGAAGAAGGAAGTGACCGCGCGGTGGGCGTTATATGCACTGGCGTTTGCTTTCGTCGCGTCGCTGGGCGCAGTCTCGATGGCAGCTAGGTGGCCGTGA
- a CDS encoding VWA domain-containing protein: protein MIPMLEFMHPGRLWLLLLVAAVLVFYLIVGSRLQTGTRRRGKTRLDLVIPKDSALKRHISVGASLLAMASLVLAYAQPQDITQVPRERATVVVAIDISRSMRAEDVSPSRIEAAQTAAKEFVDMVPASFNIALVTFSGTAQIAAAPTTDHTAVKSAIDAIELEPATAIGEAIYTSLDTLQLAPPDPDHPDDPAPGAIVLLSDGYTNIGRDSADAATEAKEQNVPIYAIAYGTAGGYVYEEGVRVPVPVNHAELSQIAKNSGGKKYSAESIGDLRGVYQTIASSIGYDEELVEVTDRFAMYALLLSVLAGAGVISLAARWP, encoded by the coding sequence ATGATACCGATGTTGGAGTTCATGCATCCCGGCAGGCTGTGGCTTTTGCTGCTGGTGGCCGCGGTATTGGTCTTTTACCTGATCGTCGGGAGCAGACTGCAAACCGGCACCAGGCGCCGCGGCAAGACCCGGTTGGATCTGGTGATACCGAAAGACTCCGCACTGAAGCGGCACATTTCTGTGGGGGCGTCGCTGCTGGCGATGGCCTCACTGGTGTTGGCCTATGCGCAGCCGCAAGACATCACCCAGGTGCCCCGGGAGCGCGCCACCGTGGTGGTCGCGATCGACATTTCGAGATCGATGAGGGCAGAGGATGTCTCGCCGAGCCGGATCGAGGCGGCCCAGACGGCGGCGAAGGAATTCGTCGATATGGTGCCGGCGAGCTTCAACATCGCGTTGGTGACGTTTTCGGGCACGGCACAGATCGCTGCGGCCCCGACAACCGATCACACGGCCGTGAAATCGGCCATCGATGCCATCGAGCTGGAACCCGCCACCGCGATCGGCGAAGCCATCTACACCTCGCTCGACACGCTGCAGCTCGCCCCGCCCGACCCCGACCACCCGGACGATCCGGCCCCCGGCGCGATCGTGCTGTTATCGGACGGCTACACCAATATCGGACGCGATTCCGCCGATGCCGCCACCGAAGCGAAGGAACAGAATGTTCCGATCTATGCCATCGCCTACGGCACCGCCGGCGGCTACGTCTACGAGGAAGGCGTGCGCGTCCCGGTTCCGGTGAATCATGCGGAGTTGTCGCAGATCGCGAAGAACTCCGGGGGCAAGAAATATTCGGCCGAATCGATCGGCGACCTGCGCGGGGTCTATCAGACCATCGCCAGCTCGATCGGCTACGACGAAGAACTCGTCGAGGTCACCGATCGGTTCGCGATGTATGCGCTGCTGCTGAGCGTGCTCGCCGGTGCCGGGGTGATCTCCTTGGCCGCCCGCTGGCCCTAG
- a CDS encoding prolyl oligopeptidase family serine peptidase → MSTADQQPIIAPYGSWKSPITLDEVIAGGASISELVADQGALYWLESLPDENGRTTVMRLDITPAVGDTEQQPETGLNHNRDSATQPAVLDSSTRPRQRDDHGAAPGRCEQLTPAASVRSRVNEYGGGAYDVHGGYLAWCDDNDQMAKLRFPDGTVTALTRSDGDVRYGDLRVYPEIAAVLAVREDHRVVGDAKTTLVALHWPDPGAFGPVDDDPDENDVQGQAPINRSAETPGRSDAAGFGPQPHAGPSGTVFAGSEANQPVREHVLAQGADFYANPALSSHGRLAWLEWNQPAMPWDSTELKVARLDASGDQWRLDGIQLIAGIPDAGLDGIAVQHPRWNADGSLIFASDLSGHFQLHEWSEDPARCAQVRQLTTGPADHDLPMFVLGNHATAALGDDQVLTWRLDDGLCHLEIVSRAGESARRLAGVSAVESVASSGGAGYAIVQRANGHTALVHVEPDGSLEVVHSVGDRPDRAVTSIGRSLSFDGRQGAVQAWYYPPTNDDYLGPKGRRPPAVLRVHGGPTAMATNGYYPTIQFWTSRGIAVIDVNYSGSAGFGRDWRNRLRNNWGVADVQDCIDAADAAIDAGLIDPGRIAIAGGSAGGFTALRALMDSDRFAAGITRYGVTDLKALVGGHKFEARYLDSLIGPWPDDEAVYERRSPINTLDRLNKPILILQGTDDPVVALSQSTALAEAARSRKLPMAIRIYEGEGHGFRGADAKRDSLAAELSFLAQIFGFTPADDLPDLTIENLR, encoded by the coding sequence ATGAGCACCGCCGATCAGCAGCCGATCATTGCCCCTTATGGTTCGTGGAAATCACCCATCACCTTGGACGAGGTGATCGCCGGCGGTGCGTCCATCAGTGAATTGGTCGCAGATCAGGGCGCGCTCTACTGGCTCGAGTCGCTGCCCGACGAGAACGGACGCACCACGGTGATGCGGCTGGACATCACCCCAGCTGTCGGTGACACCGAGCAGCAGCCAGAAACCGGCCTGAATCACAACCGGGACTCAGCGACGCAACCGGCCGTCCTGGATTCGTCGACCCGGCCCCGGCAAAGGGACGATCACGGAGCTGCACCAGGAAGATGTGAGCAGCTGACCCCCGCCGCATCGGTGCGCTCCAGAGTCAACGAATACGGCGGCGGCGCCTATGACGTGCACGGCGGATATCTTGCCTGGTGCGATGACAATGACCAGATGGCGAAGCTGCGCTTTCCGGACGGCACCGTTACTGCCCTCACCAGAAGCGACGGCGACGTTCGCTACGGCGACCTGCGGGTCTATCCCGAGATCGCCGCGGTGCTGGCAGTTCGCGAGGACCACCGGGTTGTGGGCGACGCGAAGACCACCCTGGTCGCTCTGCATTGGCCGGACCCCGGCGCATTCGGGCCGGTGGACGATGATCCGGACGAGAACGACGTCCAAGGACAAGCTCCGATCAACCGGTCAGCTGAGACACCCGGAAGATCGGATGCAGCGGGCTTCGGGCCCCAACCGCACGCCGGCCCATCAGGCACGGTGTTCGCCGGTTCGGAAGCGAATCAACCGGTGCGCGAACACGTCCTCGCCCAGGGGGCCGACTTCTACGCCAACCCCGCATTGTCATCCCACGGGCGCCTGGCCTGGCTGGAATGGAATCAGCCCGCAATGCCGTGGGACTCCACCGAGCTCAAGGTCGCTCGTCTCGACGCCTCCGGCGATCAGTGGCGGCTCGACGGCATCCAACTGATCGCAGGCATCCCCGATGCGGGCCTCGACGGCATCGCCGTGCAGCACCCGCGCTGGAACGCCGATGGCAGCCTTATTTTCGCCAGTGATCTGAGCGGCCATTTCCAGCTTCATGAATGGTCCGAGGATCCGGCGCGCTGTGCCCAGGTGCGGCAACTGACCACCGGCCCGGCCGATCACGACCTGCCGATGTTCGTGCTCGGCAACCATGCCACCGCTGCGCTCGGCGACGACCAGGTGCTGACCTGGCGTTTGGACGACGGCCTGTGCCACCTGGAGATCGTCTCGCGCGCTGGTGAATCTGCCAGGAGGCTTGCGGGCGTTTCGGCAGTGGAATCGGTCGCCAGCTCGGGCGGCGCCGGATACGCGATCGTCCAACGTGCCAACGGGCATACCGCCCTGGTGCACGTCGAGCCTGACGGCTCGCTCGAGGTCGTGCATTCGGTCGGAGATCGGCCCGATCGCGCCGTCACGTCGATTGGACGCTCGCTGAGCTTCGATGGTCGGCAGGGCGCCGTCCAGGCCTGGTACTACCCGCCCACGAACGACGATTACCTGGGCCCGAAGGGCCGTCGTCCACCCGCCGTGCTGCGAGTACACGGCGGGCCCACCGCGATGGCAACCAACGGCTACTACCCCACCATCCAGTTCTGGACCTCACGCGGCATCGCCGTCATCGACGTCAACTATTCGGGGTCGGCAGGTTTCGGGCGCGACTGGCGCAACCGGCTGCGAAACAACTGGGGCGTGGCCGACGTGCAGGACTGCATCGACGCCGCCGACGCCGCCATCGACGCGGGGCTGATCGATCCCGGACGCATCGCCATCGCCGGTGGTTCGGCCGGAGGTTTCACCGCACTGCGCGCCCTGATGGACAGCGACCGGTTCGCCGCCGGCATCACCCGCTATGGTGTGACCGATCTGAAGGCCCTGGTGGGAGGCCACAAGTTCGAGGCGCGCTACCTGGATTCCCTGATCGGCCCGTGGCCCGACGACGAGGCCGTCTACGAGCGGCGCTCCCCCATCAACACGCTCGACCGCCTCAACAAGCCGATCCTGATCTTGCAGGGCACCGATGATCCGGTCGTTGCGTTGAGCCAATCGACGGCGCTCGCCGAGGCGGCCAGAAGCCGCAAACTGCCGATGGCCATCAGGATCTACGAAGGCGAGGGACATGGCTTCCGCGGCGCTGACGCGAAGCGCGACTCGCTGGCTGCCGAACTCAGTTTCCTCGCCCAGATCTTCGGGTTCACTCCCGCGGACGATCTGCCCGACCTGACGATCGAGAACCTGCGCTGA
- a CDS encoding type II toxin-antitoxin system Phd/YefM family antitoxin translates to MTTISATVARQTLPAQLDLVEAGEEVSITRHGRVVAVLVSPEFASRHRAREAWKQADQIGEMLAQARTRPIGDASISPERAEELVQGIYADRAAAE, encoded by the coding sequence ATGACGACGATCAGCGCAACGGTGGCCCGCCAGACGTTACCCGCTCAGCTCGATTTGGTGGAGGCCGGTGAGGAGGTTTCCATTACACGTCATGGACGAGTGGTCGCTGTGTTGGTCAGCCCCGAATTCGCGAGCCGACATCGCGCTCGAGAAGCCTGGAAACAGGCCGATCAGATCGGCGAGATGCTCGCGCAGGCCCGTACGAGGCCTATAGGCGATGCATCGATCAGTCCCGAGCGAGCAGAAGAATTGGTTCAAGGCATTTATGCCGACAGGGCCGCGGCGGAGTGA
- a CDS encoding PIN domain-containing protein, producing the protein MTALTAFDADVIIYAAAPRHVLGTRVRRLIEACADDSAGCGSLLLLTEVLAKPLRRDPQSDELSILADLLGHLDLYPVDESTARLALTFAVAYGLRVADATHLAAAVVSGAERFITNNRRDFPKTITEIQIVYPDELPAP; encoded by the coding sequence GTGACCGCCCTCACTGCCTTCGATGCCGACGTGATCATCTATGCAGCGGCACCACGACATGTGCTGGGAACGCGCGTACGGCGGCTTATCGAAGCATGCGCTGACGATTCTGCTGGTTGTGGATCTTTGCTGCTGCTGACCGAGGTGCTGGCTAAGCCTCTGCGTCGTGACCCTCAGTCGGACGAGCTGAGCATCCTCGCCGACTTGCTCGGCCATCTCGATCTCTATCCGGTCGATGAATCAACCGCGCGATTGGCTTTGACATTCGCAGTTGCGTACGGGCTGCGGGTGGCAGATGCCACGCATCTCGCCGCTGCGGTGGTCTCCGGTGCCGAGCGCTTCATCACCAATAACCGGAGAGACTTTCCGAAAACGATCACCGAGATCCAGATCGTCTACCCGGACGAGCTTCCCGCGCCGTAG
- a CDS encoding DUF3145 domain-containing protein yields the protein MGTMSRGVVFVHSAPAALCPHIEWAIGAVVGMPVNLEWIEQPAEPGMLRTEYSWTGPQGASAGLASALRACQRVRFEVTEDATPAEEGQRYAFTPELGVFHAVTGPHGDIQISEHRLRTAMATAAHGGISLEDTLSELLGEPWDDELEVFRYAGEDTPVRWLHRVG from the coding sequence ATGGGAACCATGTCGCGTGGAGTCGTATTCGTGCACTCGGCGCCAGCCGCGCTGTGCCCGCACATCGAATGGGCGATCGGCGCGGTCGTCGGCATGCCTGTGAACCTGGAATGGATCGAACAGCCGGCAGAACCCGGGATGTTGCGCACCGAATATTCCTGGACAGGTCCGCAAGGCGCCTCAGCAGGTCTGGCGAGCGCGCTGCGCGCCTGCCAGCGCGTCCGGTTCGAGGTGACCGAGGACGCCACCCCCGCCGAGGAGGGGCAGCGCTATGCCTTCACCCCTGAGCTCGGTGTTTTTCACGCCGTCACGGGCCCGCACGGAGATATCCAGATCTCTGAACACAGGCTGCGGACAGCCATGGCCACGGCCGCTCACGGAGGCATCAGCCTGGAAGACACACTGAGCGAGTTGCTCGGCGAACCGTGGGATGACGAGCTCGAAGTCTTCCGCTATGCAGGCGAGGACACGCCGGTTCGTTGGCTGCACCGAGTGGGCTGA
- a CDS encoding beta-ketoacyl-[acyl-carrier-protein] synthase family protein, with product MTDIVITGFGAISPLGNDAPSTWQALLAGRSGIRRIEADWAQDLPVQIAGQIDTDLTPWISRVESRRLDRVSQLALVAAREAWADAGFGLGKDNQTDPERLGVSVGSGIGGLVTTLAQWDIQREKGVRRVSPFTVPMLMANAPAAHVGLLVNAKAGIHAPVSACASSNEAIALGANMLRLDEADVVVVGGSEAVIHAMPIAAFAQMQALSRRNDEPERASRPWDVDRDGFVIGEGAAMMVIETLASAKARGAKIYGTLGGYGISADSHDIVQPEPTGHGQLSAMNKALRNAGLEPSDIKHVNAHGTSTPQGDVTEAKSIAEALGSAVGDTVVTSTKSMTGHLLGGAGALETFATVMALHERVSPPTINLDNEEPDLEIQIAGNVKRALPATGPLAALNNSFGFGGHNVALAVTNDNVTD from the coding sequence ATGACAGACATCGTCATCACCGGATTCGGCGCCATCAGCCCTCTCGGCAACGATGCACCCAGCACCTGGCAAGCACTCCTTGCCGGACGCAGCGGCATTCGTCGTATCGAGGCTGACTGGGCCCAAGATCTGCCCGTGCAGATTGCGGGCCAGATAGACACCGACCTCACTCCATGGATCTCCCGGGTGGAATCCCGCCGCCTCGACCGCGTGAGCCAGCTGGCGCTGGTCGCGGCGCGCGAGGCGTGGGCGGACGCCGGATTCGGCCTGGGCAAGGACAACCAGACCGATCCGGAACGCCTCGGTGTTTCGGTTGGCAGCGGCATAGGCGGGCTGGTCACCACTCTTGCCCAGTGGGACATCCAGCGTGAAAAGGGCGTCCGGCGGGTGAGCCCGTTCACCGTGCCGATGCTGATGGCCAACGCCCCGGCGGCCCATGTGGGCCTGCTGGTCAATGCGAAGGCCGGTATCCATGCCCCGGTGTCGGCGTGTGCTTCTTCGAACGAAGCCATCGCGCTGGGCGCCAACATGTTGCGTCTGGACGAAGCGGACGTTGTTGTGGTGGGCGGCTCCGAGGCCGTCATCCACGCGATGCCCATTGCCGCTTTTGCGCAGATGCAGGCGCTCAGCCGCCGCAATGACGAGCCCGAACGGGCTTCGCGTCCGTGGGATGTGGACCGCGACGGATTCGTCATCGGCGAGGGCGCGGCCATGATGGTCATCGAAACCCTGGCCTCGGCCAAGGCACGTGGCGCCAAGATCTACGGCACGCTGGGTGGCTACGGCATCAGCGCCGACTCACACGACATCGTGCAGCCCGAGCCCACCGGCCACGGGCAGCTGTCGGCAATGAACAAGGCACTGCGCAACGCCGGTCTGGAGCCGAGCGACATCAAGCACGTCAACGCCCACGGCACCTCGACCCCGCAAGGCGATGTGACCGAAGCGAAGTCGATAGCGGAGGCGCTCGGTTCAGCGGTCGGCGATACGGTGGTGACCTCCACCAAGTCGATGACCGGGCACCTGCTGGGTGGCGCCGGAGCTCTGGAGACCTTCGCCACCGTGATGGCGCTGCACGAGCGCGTATCGCCGCCCACCATCAACCTCGACAACGAGGAGCCCGACCTCGAGATCCAGATCGCCGGCAACGTGAAGCGTGCGCTTCCCGCAACCGGCCCGCTGGCAGCCCTCAACAATTCGTTCGGTTTCGGTGGCCACAACGTGGCGCTGGCCGTGACCAACGACAACGTCACCGACTGA
- a CDS encoding acyl carrier protein yields the protein MATTEEIRTQLADIVNDVAGVDQADVQLEKNFVDDLDVDSLSMVEIIYACEEAFNISIPDEDSKSLKTVGDAVSYIEKAQN from the coding sequence ATGGCCACCACCGAGGAAATCCGCACCCAGCTCGCCGACATCGTCAACGACGTCGCCGGCGTAGACCAGGCAGACGTGCAGCTTGAGAAGAACTTCGTGGACGACCTGGACGTCGACTCGCTGTCGATGGTCGAGATCATTTACGCCTGCGAAGAGGCCTTCAACATCTCGATCCCCGATGAGGACTCGAAGTCGTTGAAGACCGTCGGCGACGCCGTCTCGTACATCGAGAAGGCCCAGAACTGA
- a CDS encoding beta-ketoacyl-ACP synthase III, which translates to MSSPIKVSQGATYSRILAVAGARGNRVVDNAEMCTIIDSSDEWIQQRTGIIERRWVDDGQNVLSLAIAAARKAVERSGVPAEQIDGVLVSSVSNTRRFPSLATQVASALGLPNPAAADLSAACAGFCYGISLADSMVRTGSAHHVLVVGVEVLSKQTNYTDRSTAFLFGDGAGAVVIGPSDTPAIGPAVWGSEINTAEIIHSDDFEAGIAGGFEPMIHMDGHSVFRWATSYIVEKTVEVLEASGLRPDQLDVFIPHQANNRITDAMLRRLKLPESVVVSRDIKHMGNASAASIPIAMDALLESGEAKSGDNALVIGFGAGLVFAGQVVVLP; encoded by the coding sequence ATGAGTTCCCCCATCAAGGTCTCGCAAGGCGCGACATACTCCCGGATCCTCGCCGTGGCCGGCGCCCGCGGAAACCGGGTCGTCGACAATGCAGAGATGTGCACGATCATCGACTCGTCCGATGAATGGATTCAGCAGCGTACCGGCATCATCGAGCGTCGCTGGGTCGACGACGGCCAGAACGTGCTGAGCCTGGCAATCGCAGCGGCCCGAAAGGCGGTCGAGCGCTCCGGTGTTCCGGCCGAGCAGATCGACGGGGTGCTTGTTTCGTCAGTCTCGAACACCCGCCGCTTTCCGTCGTTGGCCACCCAGGTCGCCTCGGCCCTCGGCCTTCCCAATCCGGCTGCCGCCGACCTGTCGGCTGCCTGTGCAGGCTTTTGCTACGGCATCAGCCTCGCCGACTCGATGGTGCGCACCGGGTCGGCGCACCACGTGCTCGTCGTCGGTGTCGAGGTGCTGAGCAAACAAACCAACTACACCGACCGCTCCACCGCCTTCCTCTTCGGTGACGGAGCCGGCGCAGTTGTCATCGGCCCCTCCGATACCCCGGCCATCGGGCCCGCGGTCTGGGGATCGGAGATCAACACCGCAGAGATCATCCACTCGGACGACTTCGAGGCGGGTATCGCCGGCGGTTTCGAGCCGATGATTCACATGGACGGTCACTCGGTCTTCCGCTGGGCGACCTCCTACATCGTCGAGAAGACCGTCGAGGTTCTGGAGGCGTCCGGCCTGCGACCCGATCAGCTCGACGTCTTCATCCCGCACCAGGCGAACAACCGCATCACCGATGCCATGCTGCGTCGCCTCAAACTTCCCGAGAGCGTCGTGGTGAGCCGCGACATCAAGCACATGGGCAACGCATCCGCGGCGTCCATACCGATCGCGATGGACGCCTTGCTCGAATCGGGCGAGGCCAAGTCCGGCGACAACGCCCTGGTCATCGGCTTCGGCGCCGGGCTGGTCTTCGCCGGGCAGGTCGTCGTCCTCCCCTGA
- a CDS encoding ACP S-malonyltransferase, protein MLVIAAPGQGAQTPGFLSEWLKIDSFADRFAWLSAAADLDLPHYGTQADADTIRDTAVAQPLLVASAIAIAHELFPHSEYGCGSAAMVAGHSVGEIAAAALSGAITPEAAMIFVRERGQGMAAASAVLPTGMSAVIAGKPDEVLAAIEAAGLTPANFNGSGQIVAAGTLEQLKALAENAPARARVIPLQVAGAFHTVHMAPASKRLELLARSISTSRPVTELVSNRDGQVVASGAEYLERMVAQVTHPVRWDLCMDTMATEGVTGLLELAPAGTLTGIAKRNLKGVELFNLNTPDQLNEAREFCARHSEAK, encoded by the coding sequence GTGCTTGTAATCGCAGCTCCGGGCCAGGGTGCCCAGACCCCCGGATTCTTGTCCGAATGGCTGAAGATCGACAGCTTTGCCGATCGGTTCGCCTGGCTTTCCGCAGCAGCCGACCTCGATCTGCCCCACTACGGCACGCAGGCCGACGCCGACACCATCCGCGACACCGCGGTCGCTCAACCGTTGCTGGTCGCTTCGGCGATCGCGATCGCACACGAGTTGTTTCCGCACTCCGAATATGGTTGCGGGTCCGCTGCCATGGTGGCCGGCCACTCCGTCGGCGAGATCGCCGCGGCCGCACTGAGCGGCGCGATCACTCCCGAAGCGGCGATGATCTTCGTCCGCGAGCGTGGGCAGGGCATGGCCGCCGCCTCTGCCGTGCTACCCACCGGCATGTCGGCAGTGATCGCAGGCAAGCCGGACGAAGTACTGGCAGCCATCGAAGCAGCCGGGCTGACCCCCGCGAACTTTAACGGCTCCGGACAGATCGTTGCGGCCGGCACCCTCGAACAACTCAAGGCTCTGGCCGAGAATGCTCCGGCACGTGCCCGCGTCATTCCGTTGCAGGTCGCGGGCGCCTTCCACACCGTTCATATGGCCCCCGCATCCAAGCGCCTCGAGCTGCTGGCGCGCTCGATCTCAACCTCACGTCCGGTGACCGAACTGGTGTCGAACCGCGATGGCCAGGTCGTTGCTTCCGGCGCCGAGTATCTGGAGCGGATGGTCGCGCAGGTCACTCACCCGGTGCGCTGGGATCTGTGCATGGACACGATGGCCACCGAAGGCGTCACCGGCCTGCTCGAACTGGCACCGGCCGGCACCTTGACGGGAATCGCCAAGCGCAACCTGAAAGGTGTCGAACTGTTCAATCTCAACACCCCCGACCAATTGAACGAGGCACGCGAGTTCTGCGCGCGCCACTCGGAAGCGAAGTGA